The nucleotide window GATCCGTTTTTCGGCCAGGCGGCGATCGACCTCCAGTTGCTTTTCGCCGGGCCCACGCATGCCGATGCCCATCTTCAATCGCGAGAGGTGCGTCCACATTCGCTTCAAGCGGGGAAGCGAATACTGGAGCTGGGCCAGTTCGACGGCCAGCCGGGCTTCGTGCGTCTGGGCGCGGCTGGCGAAGATGTCGAGGATCAGCTCCGTGCGATCGAGCACCTTGAGATCGGTCGCGCGCTCCAGGTTGCGGGTCTGCGCCGGCGAAAGATCGTTGTCGAAAACGACCACGTCGGCGTCGGACGATTCGCCCATCACCCGCAGCTCGTCGACTTTCCCGCGTCCCAGGTAGGTGGTCATATCGGGAGTCTCCCGCCGCTGCGTGAGCGAGCCGACCACATGCGCACCGGCCGACTCGGCCAGGCCCTTCAGCTCTTCCAAGGGATCGCCCTCGTGCCGCTTGCCCGGCAGCACCACGCCTACCAACAGCGCCGCTTCGCTGACGACGCTCTCGGCACGATTCAAGTCCGTCGCGATGGGTGAAGTCCTCCGTTGATGATGGTTGGGTGGTCAGTCAAGTATATCACAAAGGGTTCAGGGTTCAGGGTTCAGCCAGAAAGCACGAACGACGGAATGACGAGTGACGAGTTTCGACATTGGTCATTCCGTCATTCGTCATTCTGAACCCCGAACCCTGAACCCTACCTAGCCTTCTCCTCCATACAGATTCAAATAACTTTCGTACCGCCGGGCATCGAGCCAGCCGTCGGCCACCGCGTCTTTCACCGCACAGTCGGCCTCGTGCTGGTGCGTGCAGTCGGGAAAGGCACAGCGGCTGACGAGCGGCCGCAAGTCGCGATACAGGCCGGCCACTTCCTGCGGAATCACGTCCCAAAGCTGAAACTGGCGAATGCCCGGTGTGTCGACCACATAACCGCCGCCCGCCAGCGGCAGCAGCCGCGCGGTGGTGGTGGTGTGCCGCCCCTTTTCGGTCTCGGCACTGACTTCCGCGACGGCCTGCCCCAAGCCCGGCTGCACGGCGTTCAACAACGACGACTTGCCCACACCGCTTTGTCCGGCCACGACGCTTTGACTGCCCAGCAGTCGTCGCCGCAGGCGGTCGATGCCGAATCCGGTTTGGGCACTCAGCAACAGCACGCGATAACCCATCTGCGCATACACGCCCACCAGCGGCTCCAAGGCGGCCGCATCGACCAGGTCGATCTTGTTGATGCACACCACGGCCCGCAGGTGGTTTTGCTCTGCGCAGACAAGAAAGCGGTCGATCAGGTTCGGTT belongs to Pirellulales bacterium and includes:
- the rsgA gene encoding ribosome small subunit-dependent GTPase A, yielding MAKPKKQLRTNFRKNRSSRVRESDWTRKFNTQNVEEDAAHDERLSGKGELTRKRTVRGSEVNDEAGLGVRLDVDESVCLRGRVLAVHGLTSTVEAEDGQHYQCAVRRLLKTLHTDMRHVVAAGDKVLFRPADREGIIERIEPRHGVLSRESRGRQQVLVANVDQLIIVASAAEPYLKPNLIDRFLVCAEQNHLRAVVCINKIDLVDAAALEPLVGVYAQMGYRVLLLSAQTGFGIDRLRRRLLGSQSVVAGQSGVGKSSLLNAVQPGLGQAVAEVSAETEKGRHTTTTARLLPLAGGGYVVDTPGIRQFQLWDVIPQEVAGLYRDLRPLVSRCAFPDCTHQHEADCAVKDAVADGWLDARRYESYLNLYGGEG